Proteins from a single region of Xenopus laevis strain J_2021 chromosome 9_10S, Xenopus_laevis_v10.1, whole genome shotgun sequence:
- the LOC121399132 gene encoding histone H4 gives MSGRGKGGKGLGKGGAKRHRKVLRDNIQGITKPAIRRLARRGGVKRISGLIYEETRGVLKVFLENVIRDAVTYTEHAKRKTVTAMDVVYALKRQGRTLYGFGG, from the coding sequence ATGTCTGGACGCGGCAAAGGAGGAAAGGGACTTGGGAAAGGAGGCGCCAAGCGGCATAGAAAGGTGCTCCGGGACAACATCCAGGGCATCACCAAGCCCGCCATCCGCCGCCTGGCACGGAGAGGGGGAGTCAAGCGCATCTCTGGTCTCATCTATGAGGAGACTCGTGGGGTTCTCAAGGTTTTCCTGGAGAATGTAATCCGGGATGCCGTCACCTACACTGAGCACGCCAAGAGGAAGACCGTTACCGCCATGGATGTGGTGTACGCTCTCAAGCGCCAGGGCCGCACTCTCTACGGCTTTGGCGGATAA